A single genomic interval of Plodia interpunctella isolate USDA-ARS_2022_Savannah chromosome 14, ilPloInte3.2, whole genome shotgun sequence harbors:
- the LOC128675598 gene encoding U-Kazal-Dg21.2-like, translated as MFYCTAFFALLFHVVQSNSDTCDAKCTITSDDETICAFEPKEKKYMVFPSKCSLVAYSDCYNAELVVTTIDFCVKNHIKETRRMYGESCPMFCPNHWRPVCGASKLRDYKYRSFTNGCYMDMLNCRGDEELDGYVEVPLEFCPKHSMKNMFKEQIVVTNLHDYRDYNLWK; from the exons ATGTTTTATTGCACTGCCttttttgcattattatttcatg tggTACAATCAAATAGTGATACGTGTGATGCAAAATGTACTATTACATCAGATGACGAAACAATCTGTGCCTTTGAACCCAAAGAGAAGAAATATATGGTGTTTCCTAGCAAATGTTCTCTCGTTGCTTATTCAGACTGTTATAATGCTG AACTGGTAGTAACCACAATCGACTTTTGCGTCAAGAACCATATAAAAGAGACAAGAAGGATGTACGGCGAGTCTTGTCCGATGTTTTGTCCTAATCACTGGAGGCCGGTATGCGGCGCGTCCAAACTGAGAGATTATAAATACAGGTCATTTACCAATGGATGTTATATGGACATGTTGAACTGCAGAGGCGATGAGGAATTAGACg GTTACGTGGAAGTGCCGCTGGAGTTCTGCCCAAAACACTCAATGAAGAACATGTTCAAAGAACAAATTGTCGTTACGAATCTACACGACTATCGCGATTACAATTtatggaaataa